The following proteins are encoded in a genomic region of Periophthalmus magnuspinnatus isolate fPerMag1 chromosome 10, fPerMag1.2.pri, whole genome shotgun sequence:
- the LOC117377842 gene encoding uncharacterized protein C3orf85-like: MELKMLILLALLGGVLSAPFVKEDEAKTFIRQKRQTGNWDPNSPQNVWGYTIQEQANEYWTVLRTNAQYYMDMGRLMFDPSVADENNRMYMEMLRNAGAHLDSHTTHG; the protein is encoded by the exons ATGGAGCTGAAAATGTTGATCCTTTTGGCTCTTTTGGGGG GAGTTTTGTCAGCACCGTTTGTCAAGGAAGATGAAGCCAAGACATTTATCCGTCAGAAAAGACAGACAGGTAACTGGGATCCAAACAGCCCTCAAAACGTCTGGGGATACACCAttcaggagcag GCCAATGAGTACTGGACAGTACTCCGCACTAACGCACAGTACTACATGGACATGGGGAGACTGATGTTTGACCCTTCTGTGGCTGA TGAAAACAACCGTATGTACATGGAAATGCTGCGTAATGCAGGAGCTCACTTGGACAGTCACACGACACACGGATAA
- the LOC117377840 gene encoding neuronal acetylcholine receptor subunit non-alpha-2-like yields MEDALLKNLFQGYQRWVRPIQRANDTVRVRFGLKISQLVDVDEKNQLMTTNVWLCQEWYDYKLRWNPENYGGITSIRVPSENIWLPDIVLYENADGRFEGSLMTKAIVKYNGAITWTPPASYKSACTMDVTFFPFDRQNCTMKFGSWTYDGHMVDLVLMDHQVDRKDFFDNGEWEILSATGAKGNRKDGLYSYPFITYSFILKRLPLFYTLFLIIPCLGLSFLTVLVFYLPSDEGEKLSLSTSVLVSLTVFLLVIEEIIPSSSKVIPLIGEYLLFIMIFVTLSIIVTVFVINVHHRSSATYHPMSPWVRTLFLQKLPRMLCMRGHTDRYHYPELAPESPELKPRSGRRAGGQRATASDGKEEEPWSTMLEKAIYSVRYISRHIRKEHFIREVVQDWKFVAQVLDRIFLWAFLSVAVLGTIFIFTPALQMFMKVPPQAASEESSSSPPH; encoded by the exons ATGGAGGACGCTCTGTTGAAGAACCTGTTCCAGGGTTATCAGCGATGGGTGCGACCTATCCAACGAGCCAATGACACGGTCAGAGTGCGGTTTGGACTCAAAATCTCTCAGCTAGTGGATGTG GACGAAAAGAACCAGCTAATGACAACAAATGTTTGGCTGTGCCAG GAATGGTACGACTACAAGCTCAGATGGAATCCAGAAAATTATGGAGGGATCACCTCCATTAGGGTCCCTTCTGAAAACATATGGCTGCCTGACATCGTTCTGTATGAAAA TGCTGATGGGCGTTTTGAGGGCTCGCTCATGACTAAAGCCATTGTAAAGTACAACGGTGCCATCACCTGGACTCCTCCGGCGAGCTACAAATCCGCCTGCACGATGGACGTCACCTTCTTCCCCTTCGACCGACAGAACTGCACCATGAAGTTTGGCTCGTGGACCTACGACGGGCACATGGTGGACCTGGTTCTGATGGACCATCAGGTAGATCGAAAAGACTTCTTTGACAACGGAGAATGGGAGATCCTCAGTGCCACAGGAGCGAAAGGCAATAGAAAGGACGGCTTGTATTCATACCCATTCATAACATATTCTTTTATTCTGAAGAGGCTGCCACTGTTCTACACACTGTTCCTGATCATCCCATGTTTGGGCCTGTCCTTCCTCACAGTTCTGGTCTTTTATCTTCCGTCAGATGAAGGAGAGAAActgtctctctccacctctgtgcttgtgtctctcacTGTGTTTCTTCTCGTTATTGAAGAAATCATCCCATCTTcctccaaagtcattcctctgATTGGAGAATACCTTCTCTTCATTATGATCTTTGTCACTCTCTCCATCATTGTCACTGTTTTTGTCATAAATGTTCACCATCGCTCCTCTGCCACATACCACCCCATGTCGCCCTGGGTTCGCACTCTTTTCCTCCAGAAACTTCCCAGGATGCTTTGCATGCGTGGCCACACTGACCGTTACCATTACCCCGAGCTGGCCCCTGAGAGCCCTGAGCTGAAGCCTCGCTCTGGCAGGAGGGCAGGAGGTCAAAGGGCAACTGCTTCAGATGGGAAGGAGGAAGAGCCCTGGTCCACCATGTTGGAGAAAGCAATTTACTCAGTGCGCTACATCAGCAGACACATCCGCAAAGAGCACTTCATTCGAGAG GTGGTGCAGGACTGGAAGTTTGTGGCCCAGGTTTTAGACCGTATTTTTCTCTGGGCTTTTCTCTCTGTAGCAGTTCTGGGCACAATCTTCATCTTCACTCCAGCTCTGCAGATGTTCATGAAAGTCCCTCCTCAAGCTGCCAGTGAAGAGTCGTCTTCCTCCCCTCCACACTAA